A portion of the bacterium genome contains these proteins:
- a CDS encoding dihydrodipicolinate synthase family protein: MKKLDGLLPAIVIPYKENYEVDEEVLRKYVEWISKFEIKGLVINSDAGEGHFLTHEERKRNIKIIKEIIGDKIPLISGLGGQTTKDVIESGKEFKDLGVNYFLVFPHPAFKGGPAKDNLIIKYHEEISKIGIGMIIFQLQEALGGTFYHFETLKELVEIENVVAIKEATFDALKFKETVDFLNTLSKKIEILTGNDNFIPESFLLGADGALIGFGSIFTDIQVDVIKKIKEKKFDEGLNLFRKIEKICVYCFKRPVRDYRARIKEFLVCMGIFKNSLVRSPLLPLSKEEKEEIRKLYEEFKNG; this comes from the coding sequence ATAAAGAGAATTATGAAGTAGATGAAGAAGTTTTAAGGAAATATGTTGAGTGGATAAGCAAATTTGAAATTAAAGGTCTTGTTATAAATAGTGATGCAGGAGAAGGACATTTTTTAACCCATGAAGAAAGAAAGAGAAATATAAAAATAATAAAGGAAATAATTGGAGATAAAATTCCTCTTATAAGTGGACTTGGAGGACAGACAACAAAAGATGTAATTGAATCTGGTAAAGAATTTAAAGACCTTGGAGTTAATTATTTTCTTGTGTTTCCCCATCCAGCATTTAAAGGTGGACCGGCAAAAGATAATCTAATAATAAAATATCATGAAGAGATTTCAAAGATTGGAATTGGAATGATTATATTTCAACTCCAGGAAGCACTTGGAGGGACATTTTATCATTTTGAAACACTTAAAGAACTTGTTGAAATTGAAAATGTAGTAGCAATAAAAGAAGCGACATTTGATGCTTTAAAATTTAAAGAAACTGTTGATTTTTTAAATACACTTTCAAAAAAGATAGAAATTTTAACAGGTAATGACAATTTTATTCCGGAATCATTTCTTCTTGGAGCAGATGGTGCATTAATAGGTTTTGGTTCAATTTTTACAGATATACAGGTTGATGTAATAAAAAAGATTAAGGAGAAAAAATTTGATGAGGGTTTAAACTTATTCAGGAAAATAGAAAAAATCTGTGTATATTGTTTCAAAAGACCTGTCAGGGATTACAGGGCAAGGATAAAGGAATTTCTTGTATGTATGGGTATATTTAAAAATTCACTTGTAAGAAGTCCACTTTTACCATTAAGTAAAGAAGAAAAAGAAGAAATAAGAAAACTTTATGAGGAATTTAAAAATGGATAA